One segment of Pseudodesulfovibrio sp. 5S69 DNA contains the following:
- a CDS encoding glycosyltransferase family 4 protein, with the protein MEKAERQARLAVTMPRLSRYGGAESFAWRLSEALAERGHKVDFICARCETDPPDGVEPVVLGRFGAFRMVKVLWFAYAADKACRKGGYDLVFGMGKTLNQDILRIGGGPISKFWELSKRAWPEGPARSFKMLRRRLSPGNWAIHLIDRIRMRRTPRIVCVSHLVRDWLVEAHPSLNKDAIDVVYNRPDLERFSPIGGQERLRLRAAYLIGEDQVVVATAATNFALKGIRHLVGMMALLPENFVLHVAGGRNPARYERLAGELGVAERVRFLGRVDDMPAFYRAADVFILASFYDACSNAVLEALACGCRSVSSGLNGSARFLPQRWVFPDPADEKGMAALVRRVADEPRPGPFEWPKDVRSGLEPYIEMVERALAEK; encoded by the coding sequence ATGGAAAAAGCGGAAAGACAGGCGCGGCTGGCGGTGACCATGCCCAGGCTGAGCCGGTACGGCGGCGCGGAATCCTTTGCCTGGCGGCTGAGCGAGGCCCTGGCCGAGCGCGGCCACAAGGTCGACTTCATCTGCGCCCGGTGCGAAACCGACCCGCCCGACGGGGTCGAGCCCGTGGTGCTCGGCCGGTTCGGCGCCTTCCGCATGGTCAAGGTCCTGTGGTTCGCCTACGCCGCGGACAAGGCGTGCCGAAAGGGCGGTTACGACCTCGTCTTCGGCATGGGCAAGACCCTGAATCAGGACATTCTGCGCATTGGCGGCGGACCCATCTCCAAGTTCTGGGAGTTGTCCAAGCGGGCCTGGCCCGAGGGACCCGCCCGTTCCTTCAAGATGCTCCGCAGACGGCTGTCTCCCGGAAACTGGGCCATTCACCTCATCGACCGCATCCGCATGCGGCGCACCCCGCGCATCGTCTGCGTCTCCCACCTGGTCCGCGACTGGCTGGTGGAGGCGCACCCGTCCCTGAACAAGGACGCCATCGACGTGGTTTACAACCGACCGGACCTGGAGCGGTTCTCGCCCATCGGCGGTCAGGAGCGGCTGCGGCTGCGGGCCGCGTACCTGATCGGCGAGGACCAGGTGGTGGTGGCCACGGCGGCCACCAACTTCGCCCTCAAGGGCATCCGCCACCTGGTAGGCATGATGGCCCTGTTGCCCGAAAATTTCGTCCTGCACGTAGCCGGCGGGCGCAATCCGGCCCGGTACGAGCGCCTGGCCGGCGAACTCGGCGTGGCCGAGCGGGTCCGCTTCCTGGGCCGGGTGGACGACATGCCCGCCTTTTACCGCGCGGCCGACGTGTTCATCCTGGCCTCCTTCTACGACGCCTGCTCCAACGCCGTGCTCGAGGCCCTGGCCTGCGGCTGCCGGTCCGTGTCGAGCGGATTGAACGGGAGCGCCCGCTTCCTGCCGCAACGCTGGGTCTTCCCCGACCCCGCCGACGAGAAGGGCATGGCCGCCCTGGTCCGCCGGGTGGCCGACGAGCCCCGGCCCGGGCCGTTTGAGTGGCCCAAGGACGTGCGCTCGGGGCTGGAACCCTACATTGAAATGGTCGAGCGGGCGCTGGCCGAAAAATAG
- a CDS encoding phosphatase PAP2 family protein: protein MFFATPALDLQLFLLINQHWHNGLLDTIMPLFSSMAVLMVILAAAVAVAVLKGGKKQLILFLVLLAGMGVSDFTTKLAKDEIHRVRPLNAVAGTRFVESGEWRSRPDSFVRTKENGSSYPSAHCANTMTLALLALLLWPGLKAWPLLVPLLSGYSRVYLGKHYPTDVLAGWLWGVVVAGAVWLLWRELARRYPSLRP, encoded by the coding sequence ATGTTTTTCGCCACTCCCGCCCTGGATCTGCAACTCTTCCTGCTCATCAATCAGCACTGGCACAACGGTCTGCTGGACACGATCATGCCCCTGTTCTCGTCCATGGCCGTGCTCATGGTCATCCTGGCCGCGGCCGTGGCCGTGGCCGTGCTCAAGGGCGGCAAAAAACAACTCATCCTCTTCCTCGTCCTGCTGGCTGGCATGGGCGTCTCCGATTTCACCACCAAGCTGGCCAAGGATGAGATCCACCGGGTCCGCCCGCTGAACGCCGTGGCCGGCACCCGCTTCGTAGAGAGCGGCGAATGGCGCTCCCGGCCGGACAGCTTTGTCCGGACCAAGGAAAACGGCTCGTCCTACCCCTCGGCCCACTGCGCCAACACCATGACCCTGGCCCTGCTGGCCCTGCTCCTGTGGCCGGGCCTCAAGGCGTGGCCGCTGCTGGTGCCGCTCCTCTCGGGCTATTCCCGCGTTTACCTGGGCAAGCACTATCCCACGGACGTCCTGGCCGGATGGCTGTGGGGCGTGGTCGTGGCCGGAGCGGTCTGGCTCCTGTGGCGGGAGCTTGCGCGCCGCTACCCTTCTCTACGCCCCTAG
- a CDS encoding TVP38/TMEM64 family protein: MTSDKQDSTLNFKSLAKGLIMLAVLGGAVYVSRAMGLGDMLSNTQWFNDHVLGRGPLSVIIFLAVSTVFTAVGLPRQLIGFLGGFAFGMFGGTVLSTVGSGLGCAMAALYARMGGRDLVERKLGKKVHKVNRFLQHEPFNTALAIRLFPLGSNLIVNLAAGVSSIPLLPFVLGSTLGYIPQNFIFALFGAGMNRESTTGVVLSVGMSVALFAFSGWLGIRVYRRYRRQAGVPEDLDD; the protein is encoded by the coding sequence ATGACCTCGGATAAGCAAGACTCCACCCTGAATTTCAAGTCCCTGGCCAAGGGGCTGATCATGCTGGCCGTGCTCGGCGGGGCGGTCTACGTCTCCCGGGCCATGGGCCTGGGCGACATGCTGTCCAACACCCAGTGGTTTAACGACCATGTGCTCGGGCGCGGGCCGCTGTCCGTGATCATCTTCCTGGCCGTGAGCACGGTCTTCACCGCCGTGGGGCTGCCCCGCCAACTGATCGGCTTCCTGGGCGGCTTCGCCTTCGGAATGTTCGGCGGCACGGTGCTGTCCACGGTGGGCTCGGGGTTGGGCTGCGCCATGGCCGCGCTGTACGCCCGCATGGGCGGCCGGGACCTGGTGGAGCGCAAGCTGGGCAAGAAGGTGCACAAGGTCAACCGGTTCCTCCAGCACGAGCCGTTCAACACGGCCCTGGCCATCCGGCTGTTCCCCCTGGGCTCCAACCTGATCGTCAACCTGGCCGCCGGGGTCAGCTCCATCCCGCTGCTGCCTTTCGTGCTTGGCTCGACACTGGGCTACATTCCCCAGAATTTCATCTTCGCCCTGTTCGGCGCGGGCATGAACCGCGAGTCGACTACGGGCGTGGTTCTGTCCGTGGGCATGAGCGTCGCGCTCTTCGCGTTCTCGGGCTGGTTGGGCATCCGGGTTTACCGGCGCTATCGCAGACAGGCCGGGGTCCCGGAGGACCTGGACGACTAG
- a CDS encoding lipid A biosynthesis domain-containing protein has translation MTLPDHWWLLALVVVVQGLFFVRIGVLRMRGKGVQPLARSAQAALAVSGLAGLAYGFVQRDPLFFLGQACLLALYYCMQRERNDLG, from the coding sequence ATGACCCTGCCCGACCACTGGTGGCTGCTGGCCCTGGTCGTGGTCGTCCAGGGGCTTTTTTTCGTGCGGATCGGTGTTTTACGAATGCGCGGGAAAGGAGTACAACCCTTGGCGCGTTCGGCGCAGGCGGCCCTGGCGGTCTCCGGGCTGGCCGGGTTGGCTTACGGGTTCGTGCAGCGCGACCCGCTGTTTTTCCTGGGTCAGGCGTGTTTGCTGGCCCTTTATTATTGTATGCAACGTGAGCGAAATGACCTCGGATAA
- a CDS encoding glycosyltransferase family 2 protein: MSNAEKFSVVLPVYNEQDNLQSLFAEIRAAADSTGRPWEAVFVDDCSTDRSLAIIRELAEQHSEVRYVAFAENRGQSAAFCAGFDAVESDIVVTMDADLQNDPSDIPDMLAAFGNECEMVIGWRARRRDTFIKRISSRIANKIRDSIVDDGVHDTGCSLKVMRTDLLRRIPRFKNMHRYFPILMKMEGARIHEVKVNHRQRGAGVSKYGTLDRALAGIWDLIGVKWLITRHIGYTVKEKK, encoded by the coding sequence ATGAGCAACGCAGAAAAGTTTTCCGTGGTCCTGCCGGTCTACAACGAGCAGGACAACCTCCAGAGCCTGTTCGCCGAGATCAGGGCTGCGGCCGACTCCACGGGCCGCCCCTGGGAGGCCGTGTTCGTGGACGACTGCAGCACGGACCGGAGCCTGGCGATCATCCGCGAGCTGGCCGAGCAGCACTCCGAGGTGCGCTATGTGGCCTTTGCCGAGAACCGGGGTCAGTCGGCCGCATTCTGCGCCGGTTTCGACGCGGTCGAATCCGACATCGTGGTCACCATGGACGCGGACCTGCAAAACGATCCGTCCGACATCCCGGACATGCTCGCCGCCTTCGGCAATGAGTGCGAGATGGTCATCGGCTGGCGGGCCCGGCGTCGGGATACCTTTATCAAGCGCATCTCGTCGCGGATCGCCAACAAGATCCGCGACTCCATCGTGGACGACGGTGTGCACGACACCGGCTGCTCCCTCAAGGTCATGCGCACGGACCTGCTGCGGCGCATTCCCCGGTTCAAGAACATGCACCGCTATTTCCCCATCCTGATGAAGATGGAGGGCGCGCGCATCCACGAGGTCAAGGTCAACCACAGGCAACGCGGGGCGGGCGTGTCCAAGTACGGCACCCTGGACCGGGCCCTGGCGGGCATCTGGGACCTCATCGGGGTCAAGTGGCTCATCACCCGGCACATCGGCTACACCGTCAAAGAGAAGAAATAG
- a CDS encoding aldo/keto reductase yields MKTRTLGQGGLTVSAIGLGCMGMSDFYGPRNENESLKTLNHALDVGVNFWDTADMYGVGENERLLGKALATRRDEVVLATKFGVVRGEVGEWLGLDGSPDYVRSSCEASLERLGTDRIDIYYQHRMDPATPIEETVGAMARLVEQGKVRHLGLCEITADELRRAAAVHPIAALQYEYSLWTREVEGDILDACRELGIGLVAYSPMGRGFLTGKIKSRADLAPDDWRLENPRFSEANLARNLKLVETVEAMARDKGCTPAQLALAWLLAQGEDVVPIPGTRRSERLDENAAAVDVRLSPEELQRIDAVLPPGAASGERY; encoded by the coding sequence ATGAAGACGAGAACATTGGGGCAGGGCGGCCTCACCGTATCGGCCATCGGGCTCGGCTGCATGGGCATGTCCGATTTCTACGGGCCGAGGAATGAGAACGAGTCCCTCAAGACCCTCAACCACGCCCTGGACGTGGGCGTGAACTTCTGGGACACGGCCGACATGTACGGCGTGGGCGAGAACGAGCGGCTGCTCGGCAAGGCGCTGGCCACGCGGCGCGACGAGGTCGTGCTGGCCACCAAGTTCGGGGTCGTCCGGGGCGAGGTGGGCGAGTGGCTGGGCCTGGACGGCAGCCCGGACTATGTGCGCTCGTCCTGCGAGGCGAGTCTCGAACGTCTCGGCACGGACCGCATCGACATCTATTACCAGCACCGCATGGACCCGGCCACGCCCATCGAGGAGACCGTGGGGGCCATGGCCCGGCTGGTGGAGCAGGGCAAGGTCCGCCACCTGGGGCTGTGCGAGATCACGGCGGACGAGTTGCGACGCGCCGCCGCCGTGCATCCCATCGCCGCCCTGCAATACGAATATTCCCTGTGGACCCGCGAGGTAGAGGGCGACATCCTGGACGCGTGCCGGGAGCTGGGCATCGGCCTGGTGGCCTACAGCCCCATGGGGCGGGGCTTCCTGACCGGAAAGATCAAGAGCCGGGCCGACCTCGCCCCGGACGACTGGCGGCTGGAGAACCCGCGTTTTTCCGAAGCCAACCTGGCCCGGAACCTCAAGCTGGTCGAGACCGTGGAGGCCATGGCCCGGGACAAGGGCTGCACCCCGGCTCAGTTGGCTCTGGCCTGGCTCCTGGCCCAGGGCGAGGACGTGGTCCCCATCCCCGGCACCCGCCGGTCCGAGCGGCTGGATGAAAATGCGGCAGCCGTGGATGTCCGCCTGTCCCCGGAGGAACTGCAACGGATCGACGCGGTCCTCCCTCCGGGCGCGGCCTCGGGGGAGCGGTATTGA
- a CDS encoding MFS transporter: MPRIQAGPDDGRELRRDLVILLGSSLTVMAGATIAPSLPRMAVHFQDAPQAQMLVKLLLSVHALFIALTAPLMGMLMDRFGRRPVLAVSLFLYGLGGSSGAYLDSLYAIMAGRALLGVAVAGIMSGFTTLIGDYYQGERRNRLMGMQAAFTGFGGLVFLTAGGMLADVSWRYPFLIYLFAFCILPGALAYLYEPETDPHGHAGTEGEERDSLVRFLPIYLLAFVGMVIFYMIPVQLPFYLKSLGGVSNTAIGVAIGTMNMIGALSSMQFGRLKRRLSNAGIFALFSLLMGLGYAVVWLAGGYLGVLTGMVVAGMGFGLLMPNVNVWLLSLVSARSRGRAVGGLTTFFLLGQFVSPMLFEPLVERFGIGNCFGAVGAVLMAGGVLFALSARIPRQRT, translated from the coding sequence ATGCCGCGAATCCAGGCCGGGCCGGACGACGGCCGGGAGCTTCGGCGTGATCTGGTCATCCTGCTCGGCAGCAGCCTCACGGTCATGGCCGGGGCGACCATCGCCCCCTCCCTGCCGCGCATGGCCGTCCACTTCCAGGACGCGCCCCAGGCCCAGATGCTGGTCAAGCTGCTGCTCTCGGTGCACGCCCTGTTCATCGCCCTGACCGCGCCGCTCATGGGCATGCTCATGGATCGGTTCGGACGCAGGCCGGTGCTGGCGGTCTCCCTGTTCCTCTACGGGTTGGGCGGCAGCTCCGGAGCGTACCTGGATTCGCTGTACGCCATCATGGCCGGGCGGGCTCTGCTGGGCGTGGCCGTGGCCGGGATCATGAGCGGCTTCACCACCCTGATCGGCGACTACTACCAGGGTGAGCGGCGCAACCGGCTCATGGGGATGCAGGCGGCGTTCACCGGCTTCGGCGGGCTGGTCTTCCTGACCGCCGGGGGCATGCTGGCCGACGTCAGTTGGCGCTACCCGTTCCTCATTTACCTGTTCGCCTTCTGCATCCTGCCCGGCGCGCTGGCCTATCTCTATGAGCCTGAAACGGACCCGCATGGACATGCCGGTACGGAAGGGGAGGAACGGGACTCGCTGGTCCGGTTCCTGCCCATCTATCTGCTGGCCTTCGTGGGCATGGTCATCTTCTACATGATCCCGGTCCAACTGCCGTTCTATCTGAAGTCCTTGGGCGGGGTCAGCAATACCGCCATCGGCGTGGCCATCGGGACCATGAACATGATCGGCGCGCTGTCGTCCATGCAATTCGGGCGGCTCAAGCGCCGCCTCTCCAATGCCGGGATATTCGCCCTGTTCTCCCTGCTCATGGGGCTGGGCTACGCCGTGGTCTGGCTGGCCGGAGGGTACCTCGGCGTACTGACGGGCATGGTCGTGGCCGGAATGGGCTTCGGGCTGCTCATGCCCAACGTCAACGTCTGGCTGCTCTCCCTGGTCTCGGCCCGGTCCAGGGGCAGGGCCGTGGGCGGGCTGACCACCTTCTTTCTGCTCGGCCAGTTCGTCTCGCCCATGCTCTTCGAGCCGTTGGTCGAGCGGTTCGGCATCGGCAACTGCTTCGGTGCCGTGGGCGCCGTTCTCATGGCCGGAGGCGTCCTGTTCGCGCTGTCCGCCCGGATTCCCCGTCAGCGGACTTGA
- a CDS encoding cupin domain-containing protein, with protein sequence MPDITRMFRGPLNDFEVEVVFGGVEDTSPYEAHPYEEFVFLAEGEIVVTRDDKDEPETVTGPAFLHVPTGVMHSFDLRQTPTRLVVIHPARNDGGV encoded by the coding sequence ATGCCCGACATCACCCGCATGTTTCGAGGACCGCTCAACGATTTCGAAGTCGAGGTCGTTTTCGGCGGCGTTGAGGACACCTCGCCGTACGAGGCCCACCCCTACGAGGAGTTCGTTTTTCTGGCCGAGGGGGAGATCGTCGTGACCCGCGACGACAAGGACGAGCCGGAGACGGTCACCGGTCCTGCCTTCCTGCACGTCCCGACCGGGGTCATGCACAGCTTCGACCTGCGCCAGACCCCGACCCGCCTGGTGGTTATCCACCCCGCCCGGAACGACGGAGGCGTCTGA
- a CDS encoding MarR family winged helix-turn-helix transcriptional regulator, with translation MDNNRLGTGIPDGKEYYDELPDYLSDGFIGFLLYTTALSLKKRLLRALDDSGLGISREQFTLLGLLWQEDGLYQSELAERAFKDRHSVTRILAGMESKGLVERLPDERDARLARCHLTEAGRSLCGPLRKVHARYLKEAFRGMDEEDVAGLRRGLLKLRRNLEEDLS, from the coding sequence ATGGACAACAATCGTTTGGGTACGGGTATCCCGGACGGCAAGGAGTATTACGACGAGTTGCCGGACTATTTGTCCGACGGGTTCATCGGCTTTTTGTTGTATACAACGGCCCTGTCTCTCAAAAAGCGCTTATTGCGCGCGCTGGATGATTCGGGGCTTGGGATAAGCCGGGAGCAGTTCACCCTGCTCGGCCTGCTCTGGCAGGAGGACGGCCTGTATCAGAGCGAACTGGCCGAACGGGCGTTCAAGGACCGGCACAGCGTGACCCGCATCCTCGCGGGGATGGAGTCCAAGGGGCTGGTCGAGAGACTGCCCGACGAGCGCGACGCCAGGCTGGCCCGCTGCCACCTGACCGAGGCCGGGCGTTCCCTGTGCGGTCCGCTGCGAAAGGTGCACGCCCGCTACCTCAAGGAGGCCTTTCGCGGGATGGACGAGGAGGATGTGGCCGGGCTGCGCCGGGGGCTGCTCAAGCTGCGCCGCAACCTGGAGGAAGATCTTTCTTGA
- a CDS encoding ABC transporter substrate-binding protein, translated as MDGRVAWISYLSVAALLMLTAVPSLAAQKRILLIQSYDPSLPWTGQCERGIRSALPESVALDITYLDTKRRTPAEYRANVDEAMARFQRTRPDLVMLGDDNALRILGPAIADTGVPVVYFGINNNPRSYFRSLPPNVVGVIERIPLFHWVRVLTGVVPDARNILVLMDDSPTAKAIFDTNFMGRQSVAFDGRTVRCALIDEWARWRETVLANGYDFILMPIYHALKDRNGEHVDYKTVVAWTSEHGTAPVFATQDYAVGDQGVVGALVLVGEEHGAIAGRLAAGILRGQDIADLSALDDQQGRMFFNRKQLARFGLVLPPDLAERAVFR; from the coding sequence GTGGACGGAAGAGTCGCATGGATCAGCTATCTCTCGGTGGCCGCCTTGCTGATGCTGACGGCTGTGCCGTCCCTTGCCGCGCAGAAACGGATCCTGCTCATTCAGAGCTATGACCCGTCCCTGCCGTGGACCGGCCAGTGCGAGCGGGGCATCCGCAGCGCCCTGCCCGAATCCGTGGCCCTGGACATCACCTACCTCGATACCAAGCGCAGAACGCCCGCCGAGTACCGTGCGAACGTGGACGAGGCCATGGCCCGGTTTCAGCGGACCAGGCCCGACCTGGTCATGCTCGGAGACGACAACGCCTTGCGCATCCTCGGGCCGGCCATAGCCGACACCGGGGTCCCGGTGGTCTACTTCGGCATCAACAACAATCCCCGCAGCTATTTCAGGAGCCTGCCGCCCAACGTGGTCGGCGTCATCGAGCGCATCCCGCTGTTCCACTGGGTCAGGGTGCTGACGGGCGTCGTCCCGGACGCGCGGAACATCCTGGTGCTCATGGACGACAGCCCCACGGCCAAGGCGATCTTCGATACCAACTTCATGGGACGACAATCAGTGGCCTTTGACGGCCGGACCGTGCGTTGCGCCCTGATCGACGAGTGGGCGCGTTGGCGGGAGACAGTCCTTGCCAATGGATACGATTTTATCCTCATGCCCATCTATCACGCCCTCAAGGACCGGAACGGGGAGCACGTCGATTACAAGACCGTCGTGGCCTGGACCTCGGAGCACGGCACCGCGCCCGTGTTCGCCACCCAGGACTATGCCGTCGGCGATCAGGGCGTGGTCGGGGCGCTGGTCCTGGTCGGCGAGGAACACGGCGCCATTGCCGGGCGGCTGGCCGCCGGCATCCTCAGGGGCCAGGACATCGCCGACCTCTCCGCCCTGGACGACCAGCAGGGCCGGATGTTCTTCAACAGGAAGCAGTTGGCCCGCTTCGGGCTCGTCCTCCCTCCGGACCTGGCCGAGCGGGCGGTCTTCCGATAA
- a CDS encoding DASS family sodium-coupled anion symporter has translation MKTLLKFSPVIVAVLMAILPTPEGLTPQAWYFLSIFVGVVVGLIIEPVPAALVGLTGVALVAVLGLIDPSPTVNRNWALSGFSNGVIWLIFSAFMFALGYQKTGLGKRISLLLIRLLGKSTLGLGYAIAFSDAILAPFMPSNTARSAGTIYPIASNIPPMFNSTPDNEPRKMGAYLHWVGISATCVTSSMFLTALAPNLLAVDMIQKSVGISIGWGDWAKIMIPAMLPLFILTPWLGYLLFPPTLKHSPEAPAWAAEELRKMGSVSTKELMMLGYAILALIFWIFGKQLHVNSTVAAIFVLTLMVLTNIITWEDVITNKGAWNVLTWFATLVAMAAGLKKTGVLDWVGNMISTNLTGMAPGSVVVLLVILFFVLHYFFASTTAHTTALLPLFMATAAPLLPPEMLPKVALMLAGSLGLMGIITPYATGPSPIWYGAGFISQARWWALGGIFGLFYLLSMIGVTVFYV, from the coding sequence ATGAAGACTCTCCTGAAGTTCTCACCGGTCATCGTGGCCGTGCTCATGGCCATCCTGCCCACCCCCGAGGGGCTGACCCCCCAGGCGTGGTATTTTCTCTCCATCTTCGTCGGCGTCGTCGTCGGGCTCATCATCGAACCCGTACCGGCCGCCCTGGTGGGCCTGACCGGCGTCGCCCTGGTGGCGGTGCTCGGGCTCATCGACCCGAGCCCGACCGTCAACCGCAACTGGGCCCTGTCCGGGTTCTCCAACGGCGTTATCTGGCTGATCTTCTCGGCCTTCATGTTCGCCCTGGGCTACCAGAAGACCGGCCTGGGCAAGCGGATCAGCCTGCTGCTCATCCGCCTCCTGGGCAAGTCCACCCTCGGCCTGGGCTACGCCATCGCCTTTTCGGACGCCATCCTGGCCCCGTTCATGCCGTCCAACACCGCCCGCAGCGCGGGCACCATCTACCCCATCGCCAGCAACATCCCGCCCATGTTCAACTCCACCCCGGACAACGAGCCGCGCAAGATGGGCGCCTACCTGCACTGGGTGGGCATCAGCGCCACCTGCGTGACCAGCTCCATGTTCCTGACCGCCCTGGCCCCGAACCTGCTGGCCGTGGACATGATCCAGAAGAGCGTGGGCATCTCCATCGGCTGGGGCGACTGGGCCAAGATCATGATCCCGGCCATGTTGCCCCTGTTTATCCTGACCCCGTGGCTGGGCTACCTGCTCTTCCCCCCGACCCTGAAGCACTCACCCGAGGCCCCGGCCTGGGCCGCCGAGGAACTGCGCAAGATGGGCTCCGTCAGCACCAAGGAGCTGATGATGCTCGGCTATGCCATCCTGGCCCTGATCTTCTGGATATTCGGCAAGCAACTGCACGTGAACTCCACTGTGGCCGCCATCTTCGTGCTGACCCTCATGGTCCTGACCAACATCATCACCTGGGAGGACGTCATCACCAACAAGGGCGCCTGGAACGTCCTGACCTGGTTCGCCACCCTGGTGGCCATGGCCGCGGGGCTCAAGAAGACCGGCGTACTCGACTGGGTGGGCAACATGATCTCCACCAACCTGACCGGCATGGCGCCGGGCTCGGTGGTCGTCCTGCTGGTCATCCTCTTCTTCGTGCTCCACTACTTCTTCGCCAGCACCACGGCGCACACCACGGCCCTGCTGCCCCTGTTCATGGCCACGGCCGCCCCGCTGCTGCCGCCCGAGATGCTCCCCAAGGTCGCCCTCATGCTGGCCGGCTCCCTCGGCCTCATGGGCATCATCACCCCCTACGCCACCGGCCCCTCGCCCATCTGGTACGGCGCTGGCTTCATCAGCCAGGCGCGCTGGTGGGCGCTCGGCGGCATCTTCGGCCTGTTCTATCTCCTGTCCATGATCGGGGTCACGGTCTTCTACGTCTGA
- a CDS encoding DUF4079 family protein yields MKTNTLSLPAATFGRLPRLLAPLLLCWLLLAVPARAADPAPQIKPCLACHSVERICRNVDKDGEFWTKTVKRMIANGAHVGPAQVPGLVALLANPDHAKVREALNCPSPDSLEARVAAVPTAVILAHPVLMILTLLLSLWVAWQGVNRARFSLLKQKVTFNWKGHTRYGLVVMGLWVAGAVGGSIVTDMLHGIPDAYELHEGVASVMLALIAFGGASGLYMDRKKAKRKMLPILHGVANMLLMLLALGQLVTGIVIVARILSS; encoded by the coding sequence ATGAAAACCAATACCCTCTCCCTCCCGGCGGCAACATTCGGACGCCTTCCGCGCCTTCTCGCTCCACTCCTCCTGTGCTGGCTCCTGCTGGCCGTTCCAGCCCGCGCAGCCGACCCCGCGCCGCAGATCAAGCCCTGCCTCGCCTGCCACTCGGTGGAGCGCATCTGCCGAAACGTGGACAAAGACGGCGAGTTCTGGACCAAGACGGTCAAACGCATGATTGCCAACGGGGCGCACGTGGGGCCAGCTCAGGTCCCCGGCCTGGTCGCCCTGCTCGCCAACCCGGACCACGCCAAGGTCCGCGAGGCCCTGAACTGTCCTTCTCCGGACAGCCTGGAAGCCAGGGTGGCCGCCGTCCCAACCGCCGTGATCCTGGCCCATCCCGTGCTCATGATCCTGACTCTGCTCCTGTCCCTGTGGGTGGCCTGGCAGGGCGTGAACCGCGCCCGCTTCTCGCTGCTCAAGCAAAAGGTCACCTTCAACTGGAAGGGGCACACGCGGTACGGGCTGGTGGTTATGGGCCTGTGGGTCGCCGGAGCCGTGGGCGGGTCCATCGTCACCGACATGCTCCACGGCATCCCCGACGCCTACGAACTGCACGAGGGCGTGGCCTCGGTCATGCTCGCGCTCATCGCCTTCGGCGGCGCCTCGGGCCTGTACATGGACCGCAAAAAAGCCAAGCGCAAGATGCTGCCCATCCTGCACGGCGTGGCCAACATGCTGCTCATGCTCCTGGCCTTGGGCCAACTCGTCACGGGCATCGTCATTGTCGCCCGCATTCTCTCGTCCTAG